A region of the Curvibacter sp. AEP1-3 genome:
TGCGTGACAACGTTCGCAACCGTACCCGTATTGAAAGGGCTTACCTCAAAGCGATCGGGGAGGCCCGTAGCGCGATTGTCCTGGCCAATGCTTATTTCCTGCCGGGTGCCCGCCTGCGCAGAGCGCTCAAGCACGCGGTGCGCCGTGGTGTTCGCGTACAGGTGGTGGTGCAAGGACAGTACGAATACTTTATGCAGTACCACGCCTCCCGGCCGGTGTTGAGCGAGCTGGTGCTGGCCGGCGTAGAAGTTTACGAGTACACCCCGGGATTTCTGCATGCCAAGGTGGCAGTGGTGGATACCATTTGGGCGACGGTCGGCTCGTCCAATCTGGACCCCTTGAGTCTCTTGTTAGCCCGTGAAGCCAATGTGGTGGTCCATGACGTGGATTTCGCCCAGCAACTGGATACAGCCTTGTGTGCTGTCATTCAAACGTCAACACGCCGGTGGGATCTGGTGGCAGACGCAAAACGACCTTGGCACCAGCGGGTGCGGGACCGTCTGGCTTTCGGATTGATGCGGGTTTTGCTCTTCTTCAGTGGTTCCCGCTATTGATTTGATAGCTGCTCGCGCAGTGTTTATGAGCGCTGATTTCGAAAAACCCTAAAAGCCAATCGCTGGTACCATGACCGGACTTTTATGAAAAAGAAATCTACTATGAGCTCCTCTGACACATTTGAAGGAACGCCGGTTTCCGTCAAAATCCGTGAACGATTGAAGGCTTCCCGCAAGCGCTTTCACGCCAACGACAACATTGCCGAATACATCCAGCCTGGTGAGCTGGAGACCTTGTTGGACGAGGTTGAAGTCCAGATGCGTGGCGTCTTGAACAGCCTGGTCATCGATATCGAAAACGACCACAACACTGACAACACAGCCCGCCGTGTTGCCAAGATGTACCTCAATGAGGTGTTCCGCGGCCGATATGTACCCGCACCCACGATCACCGAGTTTCCTAACGTTGGCCACCTCAATGAGTTGATGATCGTCGGCCCTATTACGGTACGCAGTGCCTGCAGCCACCACTTCTGCCCGGTCATCGGCAAAATATGGATCGGCGTAATGCCCAATGAACACACCAACGTGATAGGTTTGTCCAAATATGCGCGCCTCGCTGAGTGGATCATGGGGCGCCCCCAGATTCAGGAAGAGGCCGTGGTGCAGCTCGCTGACCTGATCCAGGAAAAAACCCAGCCGGACGGCTTGGCTATCGTGATGGAAGCCAGCCACTACTGCATGGCCTGGCGCGGTGTAAAGGACATGGACAGCAAGATGATCAACTCGGTCATGCGCGGCGTGTTCCTGAAAGACCCCAATCTGCGCCGCGAATTTCTCTCTCTCATTCCCCAGAAAGGCTAATGCCATGTTGGTCCGTTTGCTCTACGCCAGTCGCGCTATCGATTCCAATCCTGATGCGATCGAAGCCATTCTGGCCCAGTCCCGTAACTACAACCCTACCTGCGGCATCACCGGCATTCTTTGCTACGGTGGCGGCATTTTCCTGCAGGCGATTGAAGGCGGCCGCATGGCGGTCAGCGAGCTCTATGGCCACATCCAGAAGGATTCGCGCCACAAAGATGTCGTGCTGTTGCACTATGAAGAGATCACTGAGCGCCGCTTCGGTGGCTGGACCATGGGGCAAGTGAATATGTCCAAAATCAACACCAACATCTTGTTGAAATACGCAGAGCGCCCTGAGCTGGACCCGTATTCGGTGTCCGGCAAAGTGTCGTTGGCCTTGCTCGAAGAGCTGATGGCAACCGCGTCCATCATCGGGCGGGCCTGATCTGAGCGCATGACGTTCACAGCCCTGGGGCTGGTGATCTTTGCAGGGCTGATCCACGCTAGTTGGAATATAGCTGCCAAAAAAGCGGGAGGTGACTCCCGCTTTGCGTTTTTCACCGCCATGGTGGTGATGGTCTTCTGGGCGCCTGTCGGCCTGTGGCTGGGCTGGCAACAAGTGCCTCAGTGGGACGCGCTGGCGTGGGCCTTCATCATCGCCAGCGGCATCATTCACGTCGGTTATTACACCGTGCTGTTACGCGGCTATCGCAAGTCAGATCTGACGGTCGTGTACCCCCTTGCGCGTGGTTCAGGGCCCTTGATGTCCTCATTGTTTGCCATTCTCGTGCTGGGCGAGCAGATCTCTGCCCTGGGTCTGACAGGTGTGCTGGCTGTCGTGGGCGGGGTGTTTCTGGTGGCTGGAGGGCCCGCTTTGTTCCGTCCCTCAGATGATCCGGCCCGCATTTCGCGCGTGCGTAAAGGAGTGGTCTACGGCTTGGTAACGGGTGTCTTCATTGCCAGCTACACCGTGGTTGACGGCTATGCGGTCAAGGTGCTGCTACTGTCGCCCATTCTGCTGGACTACATGGGTAATTTTGTACGATTGGTGTTTCTCTTCCCGCCGGTAGTTCGCGACCTGCCCGCTGCCCGGTTGCTCTTGCGTGCGCAATGGAAATACGCTGCGATGGTGGGAATCGTGAGCCCGATTTCATATGTGTTGGTGCTGTATGCCATGCAAACAGCACCCATGAGCCATGTGGCCCCCGCGCGTGAGGTGTCCATGTTGTTTGCGGCACTTCTGGGTGGGCATCTGCTGGGCGAGGGTGATCGGATGGCGCGGCTCGCAGGTGCCGCCTGCATTGCCTTCGGCGTGATCGCTTTGGCGTTAGGGTGAGCCATGGGTTTATTGGTCGGATGTGATTTTTCGAGCAGTCCCACATCGCGTAAAGCGATTGTTTGTGCAAGGGGCTCCCAGGCTCGGGGGCGGTTGGTGCTGGAAGGACTGGACAAGCTACATTCTCTGGACGCCTTCTCGCAATGGCTGCGCAAAGACCCGGCATGGATCGGCGCGTTTGACCTTCCCTTCGGCCTGCCGCGTGAACTCGTTGTTGCGCTGGGCTGGCCTCTCGAATGGGAGGCCTGTATGCGCCATTACGCTGGCCTGTCGCGCGATGAAATCAGGCGCTTGTTTTCTGCTTTCTGTGACGCTCGTCCTGCTGGAGGCAAATTCGCCCACCGGGCTACTGATGCACCCGCACAGTCCAGCCCTTCCATGAAATGGGTAAACCCGCCCGTCGCATTCATGCTGCACGCGGGCGTTCCTCGTCTGCTGGAGGCGGGTGTCTATTTGCCTGGCATGCAGCCCAGGCCCGTTTCTGCGACTGAGGAATCGGTCCGCGTAGGGCTGGAGGCTTACCCCGGCTTAATCGCGCGATCCGTTCTGGGTAATCGCAGCTACAAAAGCGACGACAAAGCCAAGCAGACACCTGACCGTCTCATCGCCCGCAAAGATTTGCTCAATGCCTTGGAAACCGGACAGACCCGTTGGGATGTGCGTTTGAAGCTGAGTCATGCCCAGCGCGATGCGCTGGTCGACGATGCCAGTGGGGACAGTCTCGATGCAGTGTTGTGCTTGTTCTTGGCAGCATGGGCAGAAGTCCAGCACCACCAAGGTCACTTGTTGTACGGCCTTCCACAGGATATGGATCCTTTGGAAGGGTGGATCGTCTCCGCTTAGTTGACCCGCAGGCCGACGGTTTCTTCCACTTTGACCGCCAACTGGGAGATCGCCAACGCCGCAGGGCTGCCGGGCATCGCTTGCAGTAGCAATTGCCGGCGCATGACGGCTTGGCGTACAGCGGGGTCTGCAGGGATATCGCCCATATGCACCAAACGGACGGGTTTGCCGGTGTCGGTGGTGACAAAACGGTCCAGCACCTGTTGCAACTGGGTGGTGATGGCCCGGCCGTCACCCAAGCGGGCTGTTTGATTGATTACCAGGCGGATAGTCTGTCGTTTCTGTTGGCCTACCAGTACTTTGATGGTGGCATAAGCATCGGTTAGCGATGTGGGCTCAGGGGTTGCCACCACAAGTACCTCAGAAGCCAATGAAACAGCGAATAAAACCACGTCGGAAATGCCTGCACCCGTGTCCAGTATCACTACGTCGTAATGCGGTACCAGTCCATTCATGATGCGCAGAAAGTCGCCCCGCACTTCCGGTGTCAGGCGCGAATACTCGACCATGCCGGAGCCCGCCAACAACACCGAGAAGCCGCCCGGCGCCCGGATGATGGCTTCTTCCAATTTGGCTTTGCCGGTGAAAACATCATGCAAAGTGATCTTGGGGTAGAGGTTCAGCACCACATCCAGATTGGCAAGGCCCAAATCTGCATCCAACACCAGAACTCGTTGGCCACGCTTGGCCATGGCCGCCGCCAGGTTGGCGGAGACAAAAGTTTTACCGACTCCGCCCTTGCCGCTGGTCACGGCAATGACTTTACCGATGGGTTTGAGCGGCACTCCGGGGTTGCCTTCGGCGGATTCGGGTGGATTCAGCACGTCAGACATCAAAATACCCTCTGCATGGCACCGGTGGCATGGCTGCCTTGTGCGTCGCTGGAAACGCTCTCAATCCATGCCGGGTCACCCAAGGACAGGTGACCGAACAAGAGATTCTTCTCTTCTGCACTGACATAAATCTCTTGTTGTTGGTCCAGAAAAACACAGTTGCGACCTTCGCTCTTGGCGCGGTAGAGCTGCATGTCAGCCCTTTCGGTCCATAAGGTGGCGGTGGATCGCACCCACTCAGGCGCAAAGGCACCACCGATACTGACAGTGACCTTGATGGACAAGCCGGGTGCGATGGGAATGGACATTGCTTCGATATGCGCACGGATCCGCTCTGCCACAGCAGTGCCGAAACCTGTGTGGCAACTAGGGAGCATCACAGAAAACTCTTCCCCGCCGAAACGGGCGACGGTATCCATGGGACGTACGCATCCGGTCAGAGCTTTGGCAATCGCTTGCAGCACCTGATCGCCAGCCTGGTGTCCGTAGGTGTCATTGACCTTTTTAAAGTGGTCGATATCCAGCATCAGGAGCAGGGCGGGCTCGCCGGAACGGGCGACCACATCGATGGATCGCTCCAATACGCCGCGGAAGTGGCGACGGTTGGCCAGACCCGTGAGGGGGTCTTTCAAGGAGAGTTCGCACAATCCGTCAATCACCGCTTGCAAATACGCCGTGGGCGATTCTTCAGGGGAAGGAAGCGAGACGGTGGCATCGTGTTCCAACAGCGCACGTGCATCATCCAAGCGCAGGCGCTGCAGATCGACGAGAGACGGTGGAAACGGTTTGGCCACGATAGATCAGATGGTGTGTGGAAAGTCTAACAGGAAGCCTGAGTTCGTTGGAGGGGGCTCAGACCGCGAAAGCCTGCAATTAGCAGGTTTGGAAGACGCAATTCGCCGTTTGCTAGTGGGCGCAGACAGGGCACGAGGGATTGCGGGGTAGCCGCATTTCCGTCCACTCCATGCGCAAGCCATCCAAAAGCAGCACTCTGCCGCGCAGAGTGGTGCTGATACCCAGCACCAGCTTCAAAGCTTCGGCAGCCTGCATGGCGCCAATGACGCCCACCAAAGGGGCAAAAACGCCCATGGTCGAGCACTGTGTGGGCGGCGGGGCATCGTCTGGAGGAAAAGCGCAGGCATAGCAGGGGGCATCGTCTGCACGACAGTCATACACAGAGATTTGGCCATCAAACCGTATGGCAGCTCCGGAGACCAAAGGAACACGTGCGAGCACACATGCCTTGTTAACGGCTTGACGTGTCGTAAAGTTATCGCAGCAGTCGAGGACGACATCCAGCGACTCGAGGTTATCCGCCAGCCAAGCAGCGTCAGCATGGCTTTGAACGGCTTGAACCTGCGTGAGCGGGTTGATCGCATTCAGGCTTACTGACGCAGACAGGACCTTGGCTTGCCCTACGCTATGGGTGGTGTGGATGATTTGCCGCTGGAGGTTGGTCAGATCTACGGTGTCAGGGTCGACCAACGTGATCTTGCCGATGCCCGCTGCGGCAAGGTACATGGCGGCGGGTGCGCCCAAGCCACCGGCTCCGATGATCAGTGCGTGGGCGCCGCAAATGCGTTCTTGGCCTTCAATGCCGATTTCGTCCAGCAGAATGTGCCGCGAGTACCGAAGCAGCTCGGTGTCCTGCATGGGGAATCAGTTGTCTTTGACTTCTTCTTTGCGCTCAACTTGCGTTTTGCTCACCAGCACGGGCTTGCCTTTGAGGTGGTTGATCGCCTGGATCAGTTGGAAGTCCTTGTCCGAACCGAATTCAGGCACCTTGCGGTCTGCGGCTGGTTTGCGGGACTCTTCCTCCAGACGCTTCAACGCATCTTCGCGTGCTTTTTCACGGGCGGCGTCTTTCTTCTCTTCGCCCTGACCACTGGACAGGTGCTTCTCGAGGTCCGCTTCGCGCATGCGCAGTGCGGCATATGGGCTGCCTTCCTCGGTTTCGTCCACCATCACGTCAGGCACGATGCCCTTGGCTTGGATGGAGCGCCCGCTCGGTGTGTAGTAGCGCGACGTGGTGATTTTGAGGCCGGTGTCCGGTCCCAAAGGTCGGAATGTTTGTACCGAACCCTTGCCGAATGACTGGCTTCCCATGATGGTGGCGCGTTTGTGATCCTGTAGTGCACCGGCCACGATTTCGCTGGCAGAGGCAGAACCTTCATTGACAAGCACCACCAGTGGCACTTTCTTCAATGCCGCAGGCAAGTTCTTCAGGGCATCTGCACCCGCCAAGCCACGTATATCGGATGGCGTGGCACGCAGCACCTGTTTGCTCTCCGGTGTCTGCCCATTGGTGGAGACTACCGTCACGTTCTCTGGCAGAAATGCGGCCGACATCGCAACAGCAGATGTCAGCAGACCACCCGGATCGTTACGGAGGTCCAGCACCATGCCTTTGATCTTGGGGTCCTGCTTGTAAATCTCGTCCACTTTCTTGGCGAAATCCTCAAAACTGCGTTCCTGGAACTGGCTGACGCGGATCCATGCGTAGCCCGGCTCGATCACTTTTCCTCGAACTGATTGTTGCTTGATTTCTTCCCGCGTGATGGTGACGGGGAACGTCCTGTTTTCATCTTTGCGATAGATGGTCAACAGAACCTTGGTGTTGGGCTCGCCGCGCATGCGCTTGACGGCTTCATTGAGCGTCAGCCCCTTGACCGCGGTGTCGTCAATTTTGGTAATCAGATCGTTGGTTTTGAGGCCAGCACGGAAGGCGGGGGAGCCTTCGATCGGCGAGACGACTTTTACCAATCCGTCTTCCTGCGTGATTTCAATGCCTACGCCCACGAACTTGCCGGAAGTACCTTCGCGGAATTCCTTGAACGACTTCTTATCGAAATACTGGGAATGGGGGTCCAAGCTGGCCACCATGCCGGTGATGGCATCTGTAATCAGCTTTTTCTCATCCACTGGCTCCACATAGTCGCTTTTGACCATGCCGAACACGGTAGCGAGCTGCTGAAGTTCTTCCAAGGGAAGAGGGGCCAAGGAGTTGCGCGCAACCGTTTGCAGCGAGACAGTAGTGAGGGCTCCGGCAACAACGCCCAATGCAACCCAGCCTGTGATTTTCAGTTTGTGACCCATAGTTCTTCCTGTGCCGCGCCAATATACACCTTGGAGTGCACTCGTCCGCCCCGGTTCCCGGGATGCCCTGCAAAAACGCCCGCGATTGCGGGCGTTTTTAACGGGGAGCTCCGGAATCTCAGGCTTTGCCTTGGGAGGCGACTGCAGCAGCAGCCTTGGCGGCTGCTTCGGCATCGCCCAGGTAATAGTGGCGGATCGGCTTCAAGTCAGCATCCAATTCGTACACCAAAGGGATACCGTTAGGGATGTTCACGCCGACGATGTCGTCATCAGAGATGTTGTCTAGGTACTTGATCAGGGCGCGGATAGAGTTTCCGTGTGCCGCCACCACAATGCGTTTGCCTGCCTTGATCGCGGGTGCCATCGATTCATTCCAGAACGGAATCACGCGTTCCACGGTGTCTTTCAGGCATTCGGTCAAGGGTACTTGGTCGGCCGGCAGCTTGGCATAGCGGATGTCGGAGCGTTCGCTGCGGGGATCATCGGCTTCCAGTGCGGGTGGGGGGGTGTCGTAGCTGCGGCGCCAGACCAACACTTGCGCATCGCCGTATTGCTTTGCCATGTCAGCCTTGTTCAGGCCTTGCAGAGCGCCGTAATGGCGTTCGTTCAGGCGCCAGCTGTGCACCACGGGCAACCAGGTGCGGTCCATTTCGTCCAGCGTGTGCCACAGGGTGCGGATCGCGCGCTTGAGCACACTGGTGTAAGCCACGTCAAACTCGTAGCCGTCGGCTTTGAGCAGGCGTCCGGCAGTTTTGGCTTGCTCTACGCCAGTGGGGGTCAGGTCGACGTCGGTCCAACCGGTAAAGCGGTTTTCCAGATTCCAGGTGGATTCGCCGTGGCGTACGAGAACAAGTTTGTACATGGTGCAGGGATCAAGGGTTGAGAAAACCGGCCTCGGGGGCCGGCGGGTCAAGACGCGTCATTCTAAAATGTCGGCTTCGCGTGAAGTAACCAAGAAGGAACAAAGTGAAATTTATTATCGATAACTGGATGTTGATTGCTATCGCGCTGTCATCCGGGGGAATGCTGATGTGGCCGGTATTGCAGGGTGCAACCGCAGTGGGCATTGACTCTGCTGGCGCCATTCAGTTGATCAACCGGGAAAAGGCCAATGTGGTTGACGTGTCAGACGCGACTGAATTCGCAGCCGGGCACATTGTGGGTTCCAAGAATGTTCCCTTGGCTGAGCTGGAAGCCAAGCTTGCGGGCTCTGTCAAGAACAAGACGCTTCCCTTGGTGCTGGTCTGCCAGTCGGGTGCACGTTCCGCCAAGGCGGTGGATATTGCCAAAAAACTGGGTTACGAGCAGGCTCAATCGCTGCAGGGCGGGCTCAAATCCTGGAAAGCCGCTAACCTGCCGGTTGAAAAGGCCTGATTCAGGCCCCAGAACCGAGGAAATTGAATATGCAAGCCGTCAAGATGTACACCACCGCTGTCTGCCCCTATTGCGTGCAGGCCAAGCGCATTCTTAAGTCCAAGGGCGTGGAAACCATTGAAGAGATCCGGGTGGACGCGAATCCCGATGAGCGCATGAAAATGATGGAGATCACCGGCCGGCGCACGGTGCCCCAGATCTTTATCGGCGACACCCATGTCGGCGGTTGCGATGATTTGATGGCGCTGGACAGCCGAGGCGGCTTGCTGCCATTGTTGGGCGCTGCGGCCTGACATAATTCCCCTCAGCGAATTTTGTTTTCGTAGCCCGTCGGTGTTGTGCCGGCGGGCTTCTGTTTATCTAGAGAGACTTTAGCCATGGCTGACCAAGAACCCGTATTCCAAATCCAACGCGTCTATCTGAAAGAGGCTTCGCTGGAGCAACCCAATTCCCCCGCCATCCTGCTCGAGCAGGAACAGCCTTCCGTCGATATCCAGTTGGGTGTGGAAGCTGCTCCCGTTGCAGAAGGCGTGTTTGAAGTGTGCGTGACCGCCACTGTGCAAACCAAAATCAAGGACAAGACCGTGTTTCTGGTCGAAGCCAAGCAAGCCGGCATTTTCGAAATCCGCAACTTGCCGCAAGAGCAACTGGGCCAGATCATGGGTATTGCTTGCCCGCAAATCGTCTACCCCTACCTGCGCGGTAACGTGGCGGACCTGATTCAGCGCGGCGGTTTCCCCCCCGTGCACCTGTCGGAAATCAACTTCCAGGCCATGTACGAGCAGCAGCAAGTTGAAGCTGCCGGTGCAGCTGCCGGCACATTGCCCCAGTAAGCTTTTGCCAGGGGTATTGGCCGTTGGCGCCCGTTGAATAAGCGCGAGCAGCTATGAAAATCATAGTAATCGGCGCCGGCGCCTGGGGTACGGCGCTGGCCATCAGCGCCGCGCGCAACACGCGCAACCGCCACGACGTCACCTTGTGGGCCCGCGATGCAGAAGCGGCGTCCACCATGAATGCTGAGCGGGTCAATGCGCGCTATCTACCCGATTGCAGCTTTCCCGCCGGCCTTACGGTCAGCTCAGCCCCTTTGCGCGATCTCACCCGCCCTGGGGAGGGTGTCGGTGCCGTGGACCTGGTCATCATCGCCACGCCTATGGCAGCCCTGCGTAGTACTTTGCAGCTGGTCGCAGATCTGGAATGCCCGGTTGCATGGCTGTGCAAGGGCTTTGAGGCGCCTGTCGCTGAGGGTATGGGCTTGTTGGGCCATGAGGTGCAACACGCGGTAGCACCCAGATTGCTCGCCGGCGTTTTGAGTGGCCCCAGCTTCGCCCAGGAAGTCGCAGCCGGCATGCCTACGGCACTGGTGGCTGCGAGTGCGCATGAGAGCGTGCGCCGTGCTTTGGTGGATGCTTTCCACAGCGCAGAGTTGCGTGTGTATGCCAATGATGACGTGGTGGGTGTGGAGGTGGGCGGTGCCGTCAAGAACGTGCTCGCGATCGCCACCGGCCTGTGCGACGGTTTGAACCTGGGCCTGAACGCGCGTGCCGCGTTGATCACACGGGGCTTGGCAGAGATCACCCGGCTAGGCATGGCCTTGGGTGCCAAAGCCGAAACCTTCATGGGCCTGAGTGGTTTGGGTGACTTGGTGCTGACGGCGACTGGCGACTTGTCCCGCAATCGCAAAGTCGGCCTTGCGTTGGCCCAAGGCAAAACGCTGGACCAGGCAGTGGCAGAGCTTGGTCATGTGGCAGAGGGCGTCTACAGCGCTCGTACCGTCTGGCAGCGCGCAGCCAGCCTCGGGGTCGCTATGCCGATAACCCAAGGCGTGGTCGATCTTCTGGATGGAAAACTGCAGGCCCACCAGGCGGTCATGGCACTGATGGGCCGGGGGCCCGCAGCCGAGGTCTACTAAACCCCGCTGCGCAAGGCCTTACTGGGCTGCAGCCACTTTGGCGGCGATGTGGGCCATGGCTTCTTCAACCTGGTCCACCAGCACCAAGCACAGCTCGCCGGCCTGTAGTTTGTCCATGGCAGTATCAATCGCCAGGAACTCGCCGAACACTTCGGACTGCTGTTTGGTGCGCTTGGCATTTGCCAAGCCTGCGCGCAGCAGAGCCAACACCTCGCCGTCGTTGCGGCCACGCTGGCACTGGTCTTCAAACATCACCACCTCATCAAAGGCGTCGCCCAGAATTTCGGTTTGCTGGCGGATGTCCTGATCACGCCGGTCGCCGGCGCCGCTGATCACTACTGAGCGGCGGCTTGCAGGCAAGGCTTGTACGGCTTGCACCAACGCCAACATGGCGTCCGGGTTGTGGCCGTAATCAGCAATCACGGTAGCACCGCGGAACTTGAACATATTGAAACGACCAGCTGCGTTGTGGCTGTCGTTCGAAAAGTTGGCCAAGCCCTTGCGGATCACGTCCCAGTCCAATCCTAGGGACCAGGCCGCGGCCACGCTGGCCATGACGTTGTCTACTTGGAAGCCGATGGCTCCGCCCAAGGTGATGGGCACATCTTCCAAGGGAATGGATTGCAGCATGTCGCCTTTGCTGGCGATCAGGTGCTTGCCTTCCACGTAAACCACCGCCTGCCCTTGGGCCCGGTGGGTGGCCATTACCGCGTTGTTTTTGTCGGCGGCAAAGAAGATGACTTCCCCTTTGCACTTGGCCGCCATGGACGCGACGATGGGGTCGGCCGCATTCAACACCGCCGCACCGGTGGACGCCACGTTTTGCACGATCACGCGTTTAAGCACTGCGAGTTCGTTGACCGTGGTGATGTAGTTCAGCCCGAGGTGGTCGCCGCTTCCGACATTGGTGACTACGGCGACATCGCATTTGTCGAAAGCCAAGCCTTCGCGCAAGATGCCGCCCCGTGCAGTTTCCAGCACAGCCGCATCCACATCGGGGTGCAACAGGACACTCTTGGCACTCTTGGGGCCACTGCAGTCGCCGGTGTCAATGCAGTCGCCGTTCACGTATACGCCATCGGTGTTGGTCATGCCGACCTTCAAGCCGTTTTGTGTCAGCAGGTGCGAAATCAGGCGAACGGTGGTTGTTTTGCCATTGGTGCCGGTGACCGCAACGATGGGGATTCGTCCGTCCTGTCCTTTTTTGAACATGCTGCTGATGATGGCTTCGCCCACAGCGCGGCCTTTGCCGAAGGAAGGAGACAAGTGCATGCGCAAACCGGGTGCCGCATTCACTTCCACGATGCCGCCGCCTTGCTCTTCCAGAGGGCGGAGGATGGTGTCGCACACCACGTCCACACCGCAAATGTCCAAGCCCACCATGTGTGCTGCGGCAATGGCGCGAGCGGCCACTTCGGGGTGCACGTCGTCTGTTA
Encoded here:
- a CDS encoding NAD(P)H-dependent glycerol-3-phosphate dehydrogenase, producing MKIIVIGAGAWGTALAISAARNTRNRHDVTLWARDAEAASTMNAERVNARYLPDCSFPAGLTVSSAPLRDLTRPGEGVGAVDLVIIATPMAALRSTLQLVADLECPVAWLCKGFEAPVAEGMGLLGHEVQHAVAPRLLAGVLSGPSFAQEVAAGMPTALVAASAHESVRRALVDAFHSAELRVYANDDVVGVEVGGAVKNVLAIATGLCDGLNLGLNARAALITRGLAEITRLGMALGAKAETFMGLSGLGDLVLTATGDLSRNRKVGLALAQGKTLDQAVAELGHVAEGVYSARTVWQRAASLGVAMPITQGVVDLLDGKLQAHQAVMALMGRGPAAEVY
- the cphA gene encoding cyanophycin synthetase, whose protein sequence is MEVTRIRALRGPNLWSHHTAIQSVVICTAQEAAVSSIPGFEDKLRARFPEISPFQPVGHAESVSLARVLELAALGLQAQAGCPVTFSCTTPTVDENTYQVVVEYSEEEVGRLAMELAEKLCNAALNDTPFDLPAALDELRELDEDVRLGPSTGSIVDAAVARGIPYSRMTEGSMVRFGWGSKQRRIQAAEMDVTSAIAEAIAQDKELTKKLLSAAGVPVPGGRSVVDAEDAWAAAQEIGLPVVVKPNDGNQGKGVTVNITSKEQLLKAFAVAKEFRDDILVERFMPGNDFRLLVVGDKLVAAARRDPPKVVGDGVHTIAELVAQVNSDPRRGSGHATSLTKIRFDEIAKATLATQGFNAESVPAKGQRVNLRNNANLSTGGSATDVTDDVHPEVAARAIAAAHMVGLDICGVDVVCDTILRPLEEQGGGIVEVNAAPGLRMHLSPSFGKGRAVGEAIISSMFKKGQDGRIPIVAVTGTNGKTTTVRLISHLLTQNGLKVGMTNTDGVYVNGDCIDTGDCSGPKSAKSVLLHPDVDAAVLETARGGILREGLAFDKCDVAVVTNVGSGDHLGLNYITTVNELAVLKRVIVQNVASTGAAVLNAADPIVASMAAKCKGEVIFFAADKNNAVMATHRAQGQAVVYVEGKHLIASKGDMLQSIPLEDVPITLGGAIGFQVDNVMASVAAAWSLGLDWDVIRKGLANFSNDSHNAAGRFNMFKFRGATVIADYGHNPDAMLALVQAVQALPASRRSVVISGAGDRRDQDIRQQTEILGDAFDEVVMFEDQCQRGRNDGEVLALLRAGLANAKRTKQQSEVFGEFLAIDTAMDKLQAGELCLVLVDQVEEAMAHIAAKVAAAQ